A region of Roseobacter litoralis Och 149 DNA encodes the following proteins:
- a CDS encoding TRAP transporter substrate-binding protein, translated as MDRRSFLKTSALGGSAAAATTLAAPAYAQGNRTLTMVTSWPRGFAVLDDAATYFNDMVDAMSDGQLTIDKKAPGELVGAFEVFDAVSSGQADLYHSADYYFIGQHPGYAYFTAVPFGGTAQEVTNWYHHGGGHELHTELGEIFNLKSFIAGNSGSQSGGWFRNEINSAADFNGLKFRMPGLGGKVLGELGASVQNIPGGELYQALSSGALDGLEWVGPFADERAGFQEVAKVYYTAGFHEPGSALAAGMNLDVWNELKPAHQAIISNAAMATTHTQLAETLSNNGAALARLQSQGVKTLQFPDDVWDAFGAASKTVMDENMGDELFAKIRTSFEESLAQSSDWLLKSDGFYVEQRNRVLAAG; from the coding sequence ATGGATCGTCGTTCATTTCTGAAGACATCTGCACTTGGCGGCTCTGCCGCTGCGGCCACGACACTGGCGGCACCTGCCTACGCACAAGGCAACCGTACCCTGACAATGGTCACATCCTGGCCCCGCGGTTTTGCGGTTCTGGACGATGCGGCAACCTACTTCAACGATATGGTTGATGCGATGTCCGATGGACAGCTGACAATCGACAAAAAAGCGCCGGGCGAACTGGTTGGTGCCTTTGAGGTGTTTGACGCGGTGTCATCTGGACAGGCGGATCTCTACCACTCGGCGGATTACTATTTCATCGGTCAGCATCCGGGCTATGCCTATTTCACGGCCGTGCCATTTGGCGGCACCGCGCAGGAAGTCACAAACTGGTATCACCACGGTGGCGGACATGAATTGCACACCGAACTGGGCGAAATCTTCAACCTGAAATCCTTCATCGCGGGGAACTCCGGTTCCCAGTCGGGAGGTTGGTTCCGCAATGAGATCAATTCAGCGGCTGACTTTAACGGTCTGAAGTTCCGGATGCCGGGTCTTGGCGGTAAGGTACTTGGCGAGTTGGGCGCTTCGGTCCAGAATATTCCCGGTGGCGAACTGTATCAGGCGCTTTCCTCCGGTGCCCTCGACGGTCTTGAGTGGGTTGGCCCCTTTGCGGACGAACGCGCGGGTTTTCAGGAAGTTGCCAAGGTTTACTACACCGCCGGTTTCCACGAACCGGGTTCCGCTTTGGCGGCCGGTATGAACCTTGATGTTTGGAATGAGCTCAAGCCTGCGCATCAGGCGATCATCTCGAACGCGGCAATGGCGACAACGCATACCCAGCTGGCGGAAACACTGTCCAACAATGGTGCTGCACTGGCGCGCCTGCAGTCGCAAGGTGTGAAGACGTTGCAGTTCCCGGACGATGTCTGGGATGCCTTTGGTGCCGCGTCGAAAACGGTCATGGATGAAAACATGGGCGACGAACTGTTCGCCAAAATCCGTACCTCCTTCGAAGAATCGTTGGCGCAGAGCTCTGACTGGCTTCTCAAGTCGGATGGCTTTTACGTAGAGCAGCGTAACCGCGTGCTTGCAGCCGGTTAA
- a CDS encoding TRAP transporter small permease subunit, which produces MEEEVATTGGFAILLDGVLWFLSNIALSFYNFFYALAHPSLWLDWSDKQAIMRFVYYGGSVEFFFVVFTAFLVMLGIGVWRGNIMWGYVRVLEGFANTVGRFFAWAGLLMVVQQIIIVFMQRIFTRPDISFGFGIPLQFDISWFAEELKLYNAMVVCLCMAYTFVQGGHVRVDLVYSSVRFRTKKVIDMFGALFFMMPVAVIIWLYGWFFMWRHLIVPNPSASDTLDRLLNKSRALRWNVETIGFSPNGFNGYFLFKVLLCMFTAMVFLQAMAMFFRSFQEWREGEESAGKYLDKDSLGDGEEAYEGTH; this is translated from the coding sequence ATGGAAGAAGAAGTGGCTACGACAGGCGGGTTTGCAATCCTGTTGGACGGAGTGCTCTGGTTTTTGAGCAACATCGCACTTTCATTTTACAACTTTTTCTACGCCCTCGCGCATCCCTCGCTCTGGTTGGACTGGTCGGACAAGCAAGCCATCATGCGCTTTGTCTATTACGGCGGTTCGGTCGAATTTTTCTTTGTCGTGTTCACCGCCTTCCTTGTGATGCTCGGCATCGGGGTCTGGCGTGGCAACATCATGTGGGGCTACGTGCGCGTCCTTGAAGGCTTTGCCAATACGGTAGGGCGCTTCTTTGCCTGGGCAGGTCTTTTGATGGTGGTCCAGCAGATCATCATCGTGTTCATGCAGCGGATTTTCACGCGCCCGGATATTTCCTTTGGCTTTGGTATCCCGCTGCAGTTCGACATCAGCTGGTTTGCCGAAGAACTCAAGCTTTACAACGCGATGGTCGTCTGTCTGTGCATGGCCTATACCTTTGTGCAGGGCGGACATGTGCGCGTTGATCTGGTCTATTCCTCGGTCCGGTTCCGCACCAAGAAAGTCATCGACATGTTCGGGGCACTGTTTTTCATGATGCCCGTCGCGGTGATCATCTGGCTTTACGGGTGGTTCTTCATGTGGCGTCACCTGATTGTGCCGAACCCCTCTGCATCCGATACGCTGGACCGTCTGCTGAACAAATCCCGCGCGCTGCGCTGGAATGTTGAAACCATCGGCTTCAGCCCGAACGGGTTCAACGGCTATTTCCTCTTCAAGGTGCTTTTGTGCATGTTCACCGCGATGGTGTTCCTGCAGGCGATGGCCATGTTCTTCCGCTCCTTTCAGGAGTGGCGCGAAGGCGAAGAGAGCGCGGGCAAATACCTCGATAAGGACAGCCTCGGTGACGGTGAAGAAGCCTATGAGGGCACGCACTGA
- a CDS encoding TRAP transporter large permease — translation MFFGLDGVEVGLIIVAICLFGGILSGFPVAFAIAGAGVISFGIIAALDSAGLLIHQAIDTSSQVYRDLVNSGVKADTISIFRYPDLPRIGEPVFPSGWEVALDRNVSFVVNRMNERVLAGQSIETLLAVLMFVLMGITLERSKIANDLLTSMARVFGPLPGGLAVSIVVVGAFLAASTGIVGATVVTMGLLALPTMLRNGYSPELSTGVIAASGTLGQIIPPSIVIVLLGTLAGDLYSAAQERRASLAGCTDALTYLGEPAVLSVGTLFQAALLPGIMLALLYALYAFGYALLNPDKAPAVEMGSTNAEPITRNEAFTWFLGAPVLIIVGTILLGNLGMVGSQSTDVSRFSDIGEGASLRTTVSEQCQASMIELHGQEAWDAAVAQQVDIDAAGGIQASQALTEEELVTALQDKIDDAAPIGTGIAIILILTGLFLTTARGVSPSSPTKPLLIGAMGAVVIILLDIIAISPATSAGATVVILALPFAALMYGVVYATKICARNELIRVVFPPLILIVAVLGSILGGITNPTPAAALGAGGAIMLAAYRKLRDQDKTPKVIIWSTLAIIVCILVGINFDLRVNTDDVGFESWFAFFVAYGAYLYAIFGLLFSCWILYTSGILSPVVRETAKVTSMVFTILIGSQLLNLVVISFGGEHYIQQFLKSFDNEFTVFLIVMLVLFVLGFVLDFLEIIYIVIPIVGPVIYGGTFDPKWVTIMIAVNLQTSFLTPPFGFALFYLRGVAPKEVTTGHIYRGIIPFVLIQVAGLALLWTFPGIVTIIPDLIPN, via the coding sequence ATGTTTTTCGGTCTAGACGGCGTAGAAGTTGGCCTGATCATCGTAGCCATCTGCCTCTTTGGTGGCATTCTTTCCGGGTTTCCGGTGGCCTTTGCCATCGCCGGGGCGGGGGTTATCTCCTTCGGGATCATCGCGGCGCTGGACAGCGCCGGATTGCTGATCCACCAAGCCATAGACACCAGCAGCCAAGTTTATCGTGATCTGGTAAACTCAGGCGTCAAGGCTGACACGATATCGATTTTCCGATACCCGGATTTGCCGCGTATCGGCGAACCGGTATTCCCCAGTGGGTGGGAAGTGGCGCTGGATCGCAATGTGTCCTTTGTCGTCAACCGCATGAACGAACGTGTGCTGGCCGGTCAGTCGATCGAGACACTCTTGGCTGTTTTGATGTTCGTGCTGATGGGCATCACGCTGGAACGCTCCAAGATCGCCAATGACCTGCTGACCTCCATGGCGCGGGTTTTCGGGCCGCTGCCCGGTGGTCTTGCCGTGTCTATCGTCGTTGTGGGGGCCTTTCTGGCGGCGTCGACCGGCATCGTTGGCGCGACTGTTGTCACCATGGGTCTGCTTGCGCTGCCCACGATGTTGCGCAACGGCTATTCGCCTGAGCTGTCCACGGGGGTGATTGCGGCCTCCGGCACCTTGGGCCAGATTATCCCGCCGTCCATCGTGATCGTTCTACTCGGCACCTTGGCGGGGGATTTGTATTCCGCGGCACAGGAACGCCGCGCCAGTCTGGCGGGCTGTACGGATGCGCTTACCTATCTCGGGGAACCTGCGGTCCTTTCCGTTGGTACACTTTTTCAGGCCGCATTGCTGCCGGGTATCATGCTTGCACTGCTATATGCGTTATATGCATTCGGCTACGCACTGCTGAACCCCGACAAGGCCCCGGCGGTTGAGATGGGCAGCACGAACGCCGAACCCATTACGCGAAACGAAGCTTTCACATGGTTCCTTGGCGCACCGGTTCTCATCATTGTCGGCACCATCCTGCTGGGGAACCTCGGCATGGTCGGCAGCCAATCGACAGATGTTTCGCGCTTTTCGGACATAGGTGAGGGGGCATCGCTGAGGACTACGGTCAGTGAGCAGTGTCAGGCCTCGATGATCGAATTGCACGGTCAGGAGGCTTGGGACGCGGCGGTAGCACAGCAGGTTGATATTGATGCGGCGGGTGGCATTCAGGCGTCCCAAGCATTGACCGAAGAAGAACTCGTCACAGCACTGCAAGACAAAATCGACGACGCCGCACCCATCGGAACCGGGATCGCGATCATCCTCATTCTCACAGGGTTGTTTTTGACCACAGCGCGGGGTGTTTCACCCTCATCGCCAACCAAACCGCTGCTTATCGGGGCGATGGGGGCAGTCGTGATCATACTGCTCGATATTATCGCTATTTCGCCTGCAACATCAGCAGGTGCGACGGTCGTCATTCTGGCCCTGCCATTTGCAGCACTGATGTATGGTGTGGTCTATGCGACGAAAATCTGCGCGCGCAATGAGCTCATTCGCGTCGTGTTCCCGCCGCTGATCCTTATCGTGGCTGTTCTCGGCTCGATCCTTGGCGGCATTACCAACCCGACACCCGCGGCGGCTCTCGGGGCCGGTGGTGCCATCATGCTTGCCGCCTATCGCAAGCTGCGGGATCAGGACAAAACGCCCAAGGTCATCATCTGGTCTACGCTGGCGATCATCGTCTGTATTCTGGTCGGCATCAATTTCGATTTGCGCGTCAACACCGATGATGTGGGTTTTGAAAGCTGGTTTGCGTTCTTCGTGGCCTATGGTGCCTATCTCTATGCAATCTTCGGGCTGCTGTTCTCGTGCTGGATTCTCTACACATCCGGCATCCTGTCGCCGGTTGTGCGGGAAACGGCCAAGGTCACGAGTATGGTCTTTACCATTCTCATCGGCTCGCAACTGCTGAACCTCGTGGTGATCTCCTTTGGAGGAGAACATTACATTCAGCAATTCCTCAAGTCGTTCGATAATGAATTCACGGTCTTCCTGATCGTGATGCTCGTGCTCTTTGTTCTGGGCTTCGTGCTCGATTTTCTTGAGATCATCTACATCGTGATACCGATCGTTGGGCCGGTCATTTACGGCGGCACGTTCGATCCCAAATGGGTCACGATCATGATCGCCGTGAACCTGCAGACATCCTTCCTGACACCGCCCTTTGGGTTCGCCCTTTTCTATCTGCGCGGGGTGGCCCCAAAAGAGGTCACGACCGGGCATATTTATCGCGGGATCATACCCTTCGTCTTGATCCAGGTCGCCGGTCTTGCCCTGCTATGGACCTTCCCGGGCATTGTCACGATCATCCCGGATCTGATCCCGAACTAA
- a CDS encoding cupin yields the protein MKYHKLYSDPDGESHWKIVEVPLEEKSFAPPAKSIEVSRPDAVRQMLFLRLRAGWNEPVHPTPVAQKLICLAGAVRVTTSDGMCQDIGPGDVWHMQDTHGKGHHTVVTSDCDFEAVIIQYD from the coding sequence GTGAAGTACCACAAACTCTATTCCGATCCCGATGGTGAGAGCCACTGGAAAATCGTCGAAGTTCCATTGGAAGAAAAAAGCTTTGCACCACCCGCCAAATCCATCGAGGTGTCGCGGCCGGATGCAGTCAGGCAGATGCTTTTCTTACGGCTCAGGGCAGGGTGGAACGAACCTGTTCACCCCACGCCTGTTGCGCAGAAACTGATCTGCCTTGCCGGGGCGGTACGGGTGACGACCAGCGATGGGATGTGTCAGGACATTGGACCGGGCGACGTGTGGCACATGCAGGATACCCATGGCAAAGGGCACCATACGGTTGTCACCAGCGATTGCGATTTTGAAGCTGTCATTATCCAATACGATTGA
- a CDS encoding arginyltransferase, whose product MRHTLPIAPQFYVTAPQPCPYLDGRMERKLFTALQGESADKLNDSLSQQGFRRSQNVLYRPSCAECSACLSARIDVSEFAPSRSQKRTIRRNHDLERRATSPWASEEQYDLFRSYLDSRHADGGMADMDVFEFAAMIEETPIRSRVVEYKNETNGALVGVSLTDVLSDGLSMVYSFYAPDMTKRSMGTYMILDHIEIAREAGLPYVYLGYWVPGSQKMGYKSKFAGLEVYIGGSWQKVENPAEFTAETHPLSTDPIAEQVANIQLPDTRPTR is encoded by the coding sequence ATGCGACATACGTTACCGATAGCACCGCAGTTTTACGTCACGGCCCCTCAGCCGTGTCCGTATCTTGACGGCCGTATGGAACGTAAGCTGTTCACGGCGCTGCAGGGTGAAAGCGCGGACAAGCTGAATGACAGCCTGTCCCAGCAAGGGTTTCGCCGATCGCAGAATGTGCTGTACCGGCCGTCTTGCGCGGAATGTTCGGCCTGTCTGTCAGCACGCATTGATGTATCCGAGTTCGCACCCTCCCGCAGTCAAAAACGGACCATCAGGCGCAACCACGATCTGGAGCGGCGCGCGACATCGCCCTGGGCGTCAGAAGAGCAATATGATCTGTTCCGCTCCTATCTGGACAGCCGTCATGCGGATGGGGGTATGGCGGATATGGATGTCTTTGAATTCGCCGCCATGATCGAGGAAACACCGATCCGCAGCCGCGTCGTTGAGTACAAGAATGAAACCAACGGCGCACTCGTCGGGGTGAGCCTGACGGATGTGCTGTCAGACGGGTTGAGCATGGTCTATTCATTCTATGCACCAGATATGACGAAACGCTCAATGGGCACCTATATGATCCTTGATCACATAGAAATCGCACGCGAAGCCGGGCTTCCCTATGTGTACTTGGGATACTGGGTGCCGGGCAGCCAGAAGATGGGCTACAAGTCAAAGTTCGCAGGTCTCGAAGTCTATATCGGGGGAAGCTGGCAAAAAGTCGAAAACCCCGCAGAATTCACGGCAGAAACGCATCCACTATCGACCGATCCCATCGCAGAGCAGGTCGCGAACATACAACTGCCGGATACGCGCCCGACGCGGTAG
- a CDS encoding RDD family protein, with protein sequence MSSTPDPHAQPDFYKDVPLKRLLAWVIDALITLLACIIILPFTAFTGIFFFPFLFLVVGFAYRFVTIANSSATWGMRVFAIELRQSDGGRMTPASAFAHTLGYTLSWTVPVFQLISIVMMAATERGQGLSDHVLGTVMINRRAVIS encoded by the coding sequence ATGTCCTCGACACCCGATCCACATGCCCAGCCCGATTTCTACAAAGACGTCCCGCTCAAGCGCCTGCTCGCTTGGGTGATTGACGCTCTGATCACGCTGCTGGCTTGTATCATTATTCTCCCATTCACGGCGTTTACGGGCATCTTTTTCTTTCCGTTCCTGTTTCTGGTGGTGGGGTTCGCCTATCGGTTTGTCACCATCGCAAACAGCTCGGCGACCTGGGGTATGCGTGTCTTCGCCATCGAGTTGCGCCAGTCTGATGGCGGTCGGATGACCCCGGCCAGTGCTTTTGCCCATACCCTTGGCTACACGCTCAGCTGGACAGTGCCCGTTTTTCAGTTGATTTCGATTGTTATGATGGCTGCGACAGAGCGTGGACAGGGCTTGTCTGACCATGTTCTGGGGACCGTAATGATCAACAGACGTGCGGTAATAAGTTAA
- a CDS encoding DUF2852 domain-containing protein: MTTLTQTPPAAHQPGWLTRAEYWLDSKGKGAWIAAMVLGFILFWPIGLALLAYMIWSKRMFTKSCRQMKTQFGPMRSVTQPSGNSAFDAYKADTLRRLEEEQGKFEAFLERLRDAKDKAEFDQFMDERAKKSEERAAEA, from the coding sequence ATGACGACCCTCACGCAGACCCCACCCGCCGCACACCAGCCCGGCTGGTTGACACGCGCCGAATATTGGCTCGACTCGAAAGGCAAAGGCGCGTGGATCGCCGCCATGGTTCTTGGATTCATCCTGTTTTGGCCAATCGGCCTTGCCCTTTTAGCCTATATGATATGGAGCAAACGCATGTTCACTAAATCCTGCCGCCAAATGAAAACGCAATTCGGCCCCATGCGTTCTGTGACACAGCCGTCCGGCAACAGCGCTTTTGATGCCTATAAGGCAGATACGTTGCGCCGGCTGGAAGAAGAGCAAGGCAAATTCGAAGCCTTCCTTGAACGCCTGCGGGACGCTAAAGATAAAGCGGAGTTCGACCAGTTCATGGACGAGCGCGCCAAGAAAAGCGAAGAACGCGCCGCAGAGGCGTGA
- a CDS encoding [glutamate--ammonia-ligase] adenylyltransferase, translating into MNLSNATRRVPTPFDTQKGQDVAALLPEFGPEISALIAGAAGCSPYLAGLIEKEQEWLRTAFEDIDKAVADELATTASHAPDALANGLRRSKRRVAVMSALADLGGAWPLARVTGALTDLADAACQAALKAAVRHQIQRGKLPGMDEGDAEDGAGMAVLAMGKMGAHELNYSSDIDLICLFDETRFDADTFQQARSAFSRATRAMAATLSEITAQGYVFRTDLRLRPDPSVTPVCIAMEAAEQYYESLGRTWERAAYIKARVAAGDETAGNRFLKTLTPFVWRRHLDFAAIQDAHDMRLAIREHKGLGGPITLPGHDMKLGRGGIREIEFFTQTRQLIAGGRDPELRCRGTLKGLELLAEKNWVESDVAEALSDHYVAHRTVEHRLQMVQDAQTHTLPKTDENFARLAAMMATDVETLQADLRRRLAAVHEMTEGFFAPSKPDAPEPQANLDVSILNRWVSYPALRSTRSRQIFDRVKPDLLARLSGTARPQDALIAFDGFLAGLPAGVQLFSLLDANPQLTDLIIDISGTSPALALYLSRNAGVFDAVIGGDFFSDWPKQAGLEQALQEEMARETDYELRLDTTRRWHKEWNFRIGVHLLRGLISAQEASVQYADLARAVLAVLWPIVIDNFALKHGAAPGRGAVVLGMGSLGGGTLNAGSDLDLIVIYDPLDVEASGGKKSLASRVYYARLTQALITALSAPMAQGKLFEVDMRLRPSGNQGPVATSWPAFQSYQRDQAWTWEHLALTRANVIAGPEALARDVAAFKGKVFSMPRKTGDVLKEVADMRQRLQQAKSPPGLFEAKIGPGRLQEIELLAQAGALLTGKPMDGTADGIAYLANLGVLSAEQAADLTAAAALFLNLHTAVRLLSDQPLDAATLAPAAQGFLTDVLHCPSFDAFETKLAERYQRCDQILTTVLSVYATNGDLA; encoded by the coding sequence ATGAATTTATCCAATGCCACTCGCCGCGTGCCAACGCCCTTTGATACGCAGAAAGGGCAGGACGTTGCCGCGCTCCTGCCAGAGTTCGGACCGGAGATCAGCGCTCTGATCGCGGGTGCTGCGGGCTGTAGCCCTTATCTTGCCGGGTTGATTGAAAAGGAGCAGGAGTGGCTCAGGACAGCTTTTGAGGACATAGACAAAGCCGTCGCGGATGAACTTGCCACCACCGCGTCACATGCGCCGGATGCGCTGGCAAATGGTCTGCGCCGCTCGAAACGACGGGTTGCAGTGATGTCGGCCTTGGCTGATCTCGGGGGGGCGTGGCCACTGGCCCGGGTCACTGGCGCCTTGACTGACCTTGCGGATGCTGCGTGTCAGGCCGCGTTGAAGGCAGCGGTGCGCCACCAGATTCAGCGTGGCAAATTGCCCGGTATGGATGAGGGCGACGCCGAGGACGGCGCAGGAATGGCCGTGCTGGCGATGGGCAAGATGGGCGCGCATGAGCTGAACTATTCGTCAGACATTGATCTAATTTGCCTGTTCGACGAGACCCGTTTCGACGCCGACACGTTTCAGCAGGCGCGTTCGGCCTTTTCCCGCGCCACCCGTGCCATGGCGGCAACGTTGAGCGAGATTACCGCGCAGGGCTATGTGTTTCGAACCGATCTGCGTTTGCGCCCCGATCCGTCCGTCACGCCGGTCTGCATCGCGATGGAGGCCGCAGAGCAGTATTACGAAAGTCTGGGCCGAACTTGGGAGCGTGCCGCCTATATCAAGGCGCGGGTCGCGGCGGGGGATGAGACCGCAGGCAACAGGTTTCTCAAGACGCTCACACCTTTTGTGTGGCGGCGGCATCTGGATTTCGCAGCGATTCAGGATGCACACGACATGCGGCTGGCCATTCGCGAACACAAAGGTCTTGGCGGGCCGATCACGTTGCCGGGACATGACATGAAACTGGGGAGGGGTGGCATACGCGAGATCGAGTTTTTCACCCAGACCCGGCAATTGATCGCGGGCGGGCGTGATCCGGAATTGCGCTGCCGGGGGACGCTCAAGGGGCTTGAGCTTCTGGCTGAAAAGAACTGGGTCGAATCCGACGTCGCCGAAGCCTTGAGCGATCACTACGTGGCGCATAGAACGGTCGAGCATCGGTTGCAGATGGTGCAGGATGCGCAAACCCACACCCTGCCCAAAACGGACGAGAACTTTGCGCGCCTCGCCGCGATGATGGCCACCGACGTGGAAACTCTGCAAGCAGACCTCAGACGGCGACTGGCGGCGGTGCATGAAATGACCGAAGGGTTTTTTGCGCCTTCAAAACCCGACGCACCGGAACCGCAGGCCAATCTGGATGTCTCCATCCTGAACCGTTGGGTCAGTTATCCCGCACTTCGAAGCACGCGCAGCAGGCAGATTTTTGATCGGGTCAAGCCGGATCTTCTGGCGCGTCTGTCCGGCACAGCGCGTCCGCAGGATGCGTTGATTGCCTTTGATGGGTTTCTGGCGGGTTTGCCCGCTGGGGTGCAGTTGTTTTCCCTGCTGGATGCGAACCCCCAACTCACAGACCTGATCATCGACATTTCCGGGACGTCACCTGCGCTGGCGCTGTATCTGTCGCGCAATGCAGGTGTGTTTGATGCGGTGATTGGAGGAGATTTCTTTTCAGACTGGCCAAAACAGGCAGGCTTGGAACAGGCCCTCCAAGAGGAAATGGCGCGTGAAACGGATTATGAATTGCGCCTTGATACAACGCGTCGGTGGCACAAGGAATGGAATTTTCGCATCGGCGTACATCTGCTGCGCGGGTTGATATCGGCGCAGGAAGCCAGTGTGCAATACGCCGATCTGGCGCGCGCAGTTCTGGCGGTCCTCTGGCCGATCGTGATTGATAACTTTGCGCTCAAACACGGGGCGGCGCCCGGGCGCGGGGCCGTGGTTTTGGGGATGGGATCGCTTGGTGGGGGGACGTTGAATGCGGGGTCCGACCTTGATCTTATCGTCATTTACGACCCGCTGGATGTGGAAGCGTCGGGCGGAAAGAAATCATTGGCATCAAGGGTTTATTATGCACGCTTAACGCAGGCGCTCATCACGGCACTGAGCGCGCCAATGGCGCAGGGAAAACTGTTCGAGGTGGATATGCGGCTGCGCCCCTCGGGCAATCAGGGGCCGGTCGCGACCAGCTGGCCTGCGTTTCAAAGCTATCAGCGCGATCAGGCGTGGACATGGGAGCATCTGGCGCTGACGCGCGCGAATGTCATCGCGGGGCCTGAGGCGCTGGCCCGTGACGTGGCGGCCTTTAAGGGCAAGGTTTTTTCAATGCCGCGAAAGACCGGGGACGTGTTGAAAGAGGTCGCAGATATGCGACAGCGCCTGCAGCAGGCCAAATCCCCACCCGGTCTTTTTGAAGCGAAAATCGGACCCGGGCGCCTGCAGGAAATCGAGCTCTTGGCGCAAGCAGGCGCGCTTTTGACCGGCAAGCCGATGGATGGAACAGCCGATGGCATCGCCTATCTGGCGAATCTGGGGGTTCTTTCTGCCGAGCAGGCTGCGGACTTGACCGCAGCAGCCGCGCTTTTCTTAAACCTTCATACTGCGGTGCGGCTATTGTCCGATCAGCCTTTGGACGCAGCAACTCTTGCCCCCGCAGCCCAAGGTTTTCTGACGGATGTGTTGCACTGTCCATCGTTTGACGCTTTTGAGACAAAACTGGCGGAAAGGTACCAGCGTTGCGATCAGATACTGACTACGGTGTTGTCAGTTTACGCCACAAATGGGGACCTCGCATGA
- a CDS encoding RSP_2647 family RNA methyltransferase → MTTSISESSAPVGDLPTVRLKPKANARAIRHGFPWVYANELVTDRRTRSKPAGTLAVLEDDGRVPLGLVALNPDSKIICRMLDRDPQATIDVAWFETRLRKALHLRERVFDAPYYRLVHAEADGLPGVVIDRFGDICVVQPNAAWAETLLHELTDALVAVTGVSHVLKNASGRTRSLEGLDDASAVLHGSAPEGPITVPMNDAVYMADLTGGQKTGLYLDQRANHAFAASLARDARVLDVFSHVGGFSLAALAAGAQSALAVDGSAAALALAEEGAKASGCEGRFQTRQGDAFEVLTVLAEEGARFDLVICDPPAFAPSKPSVDAGLRAYERVARLAATLVAENGTLGLCSCSHAADLSAFRAACARGIGRSGRRGSLIYTGFAGPDHPQLPQLAESGYLKSIFFQL, encoded by the coding sequence ATGACAACATCAATTTCTGAAAGCTCAGCCCCGGTGGGTGATTTACCCACTGTCCGGCTGAAACCGAAAGCAAATGCGCGCGCAATCCGCCATGGCTTCCCTTGGGTCTACGCCAATGAGTTGGTCACCGACCGACGCACGCGATCGAAACCCGCCGGAACGCTTGCTGTTCTTGAGGACGACGGGCGCGTGCCGTTGGGCCTTGTCGCACTCAACCCGGACTCCAAGATCATATGCCGGATGCTTGACCGCGACCCGCAGGCCACGATTGACGTGGCATGGTTCGAGACGCGGTTGCGCAAAGCGTTGCATCTGCGTGAGAGAGTGTTCGACGCGCCCTATTACAGGCTTGTTCACGCGGAAGCGGACGGATTGCCGGGCGTTGTGATTGATCGTTTCGGCGACATCTGTGTTGTGCAGCCAAATGCAGCATGGGCAGAGACGCTCTTGCATGAGCTGACCGATGCTTTGGTGGCCGTGACCGGTGTGAGCCACGTTTTAAAAAACGCAAGCGGTCGTACAAGATCGCTGGAGGGCTTGGACGATGCGAGTGCGGTTTTGCACGGCAGCGCGCCGGAGGGTCCCATAACCGTCCCGATGAATGATGCGGTCTACATGGCCGATCTGACCGGCGGGCAAAAAACCGGGCTCTATCTGGATCAACGGGCAAATCATGCCTTTGCGGCATCGCTGGCGCGCGATGCGCGGGTTTTGGATGTCTTTAGCCATGTGGGTGGCTTTTCACTGGCCGCACTGGCGGCAGGCGCGCAGAGTGCCCTTGCCGTGGATGGATCCGCCGCTGCTTTGGCGCTGGCCGAGGAGGGTGCAAAGGCGTCCGGGTGTGAGGGTCGCTTTCAAACGCGTCAGGGGGATGCATTCGAGGTCTTAACGGTGCTCGCGGAAGAGGGCGCGCGTTTTGATCTGGTGATTTGTGACCCGCCGGCCTTTGCGCCATCAAAACCATCGGTGGATGCGGGCTTGCGTGCTTATGAACGGGTCGCGCGATTGGCCGCGACGCTGGTGGCGGAAAACGGTACTCTTGGCCTGTGTTCCTGTTCGCATGCGGCGGATTTATCTGCTTTCCGCGCGGCCTGTGCGCGTGGCATTGGCCGGTCAGGCCGTCGCGGATCGCTTATTTACACCGGGTTTGCAGGACCAGATCACCCACAGCTGCCGCAGTTGGCAGAAAGCGGATATCTGAAGTCTATTTTCTTTCAGCTTTGA